The genomic DNA CGTCCAGCGGGTTTCCGACGGTCGCCGTGATGTACATCGAAAACAACACCGAACGGCAGCGCTTCGGGAATGTCATCCAGGACATGCTGGCACGCAACCTGGGGCAGGTGGACAGCCTGCAGGTCATCAGCAACCAGCGCATGAAGGACATCCTCCGACAGGAAATCGGGGAGGGGCAGGAGGCCATCGATGCCGCGACGGCGACGGCCGTTGCGAGACAGGCGGGCATCCAGACCATGATCATCGGGTCGGTGGTGCAGTTCGGCGCCCAGTATGTGTTCGAGGTGGAGTTGACGGATGTCGCGACGGGCGCCATCATCGATGCGGTCTCGGTCACGGCGGCCGATGAGTCCGAGGTCATGGCGGCGGTCAACGAGTTGACCATGGGGATCCTGCAGGGGTCGGGGAAGCTCGGCGGTCGGGAAGGCGGATTGGTCCGTATCCAGGACGTGTCCACGAACAACCTTACGGCCTACGAACTGTTCGAGGTGGCCGAGGATCACATGAACCACTGGCGTTTTGCCCAGGCGCAGCAAAGCTATGAGCAGGCCATTGAGCGGGATTCCACGTTCGTGGGGGCCTACATCGGTGCGGCCGCGGCATCGTCCGTGTTCGGTATTTCGCCCTTGGCCGACAATTCGGCCCGCATCGAGTTCCTGGAACGGGCGGCCCGGCATGTCCGGCATGCAACGCCCCTCGAGCGCGACCAATTAGCGTTTTTACGGAACATGTCCAATTCCGACTTGGCCGAGGCATCTGCGGAGGCCATGCGACTGGCCGACAAGTACCCGTCAGAGAAATCGCTTCAGTTTCAGGCGGCCCTTATTGCGGACGATTCCGCCAAGGTCCACTACTACGATCGGCTGTTCGATCTGGACCCGGGTTATGCCCTGGGCTACAACATGCAGGCCTACGACGCCGTGCGTCGGCTCGAGTTCGATGAGGCGGAATCCAGCGTACGCCGCTACCGCGCGCTGCAGCCCGACGTGCTGAATACAATGGATTCGGCGTGGGAGGTGCTCACGGGTTCAGGCCGCGCGGACAAGGCCGTGGCGCTTCTGTCCGATGCGCTGGCTGGCGGGGAAGATCCGGCCAATGTGTACTGGCGTCGCATGTACTCGTATGCCATTCAGGGCGACACGCTTCAGGCATGGGCCGATTGGCAGCGCTACGTCGATGTCCTGGAGACCAAGGAGCCCCTGGCTTCCTACCGCGCCTCCCATCTGGCGCTGCTCTTCGGCCAGTGGGAACGCGCACGCGTACTCTCGGCGGCCTACCTCCGGGAGACCCGCCGTTCCTCTGACGACGCCGCTCTTCTGCGCGCATTACGCAACCATGCAGCCATCCTTCATGCCGTAGGGCGTCATGGGGAGGCCGAGGCCCTGCTTGACGAAAGCGTGGATATTTCGCGGACGGCACGGTTCTGGGGTGCGTTCAACCCGGTGCCTGTCGTCCGGGCATTTGACAACGTACTGGGATACGCGTTATCCGGCGATACCACGGCAGCCCGCCGCTGGCTTGCGACCCTTCAGGAAGCGGCCTCGGCGCCGGAAGCAGATGGACGGCAGCGGGTTATGGTCGAAGTCGCCACGCTTGCCGTGTCC from Rhodothermales bacterium includes the following:
- a CDS encoding serine/threonine-protein kinase, producing the protein MALKFLAAHLTHDAMAKERFVREARAAAVLRHDAVCAIHDVQETDDGQVFIVMPYYEGRTLKEVLAEGPVPEARAFDIVAQVAAGLQAAHEKGMVHRDIKPANILLTPDDRVKILDFGLAKRDGDLDLTQSSSTVGTMAYMSPEQVQNHAVDARSDLWSLGVVFFELLTGARPFGGAYEAAVVYGIVNQDVALDGVPPRARGMVRKLLAKDPESRYLTANEVIEALSEARSTTAPAAAPAPAQGSGARSPGARVLMGVAAAVAIVLTLGWLATRGGDGAPDTPAVLASSGFPTVAVMYIENNTERQRFGNVIQDMLARNLGQVDSLQVISNQRMKDILRQEIGEGQEAIDAATATAVARQAGIQTMIIGSVVQFGAQYVFEVELTDVATGAIIDAVSVTAADESEVMAAVNELTMGILQGSGKLGGREGGLVRIQDVSTNNLTAYELFEVAEDHMNHWRFAQAQQSYEQAIERDSTFVGAYIGAAAASSVFGISPLADNSARIEFLERAARHVRHATPLERDQLAFLRNMSNSDLAEASAEAMRLADKYPSEKSLQFQAALIADDSAKVHYYDRLFDLDPGYALGYNMQAYDAVRRLEFDEAESSVRRYRALQPDVLNTMDSAWEVLTGSGRADKAVALLSDALAGGEDPANVYWRRMYSYAIQGDTLQAWADWQRYVDVLETKEPLASYRASHLALLFGQWERARVLSAAYLRETRRSSDDAALLRALRNHAAILHAVGRHGEAEALLDESVDISRTARFWGAFNPVPVVRAFDNVLGYALSGDTTAARRWLATLQEAASAPEADGRQRVMVEVATLAVSLNDLSVLRESMDGPMRRLTNMFPTLADAQSRLHALDGRVELARRSAVLVSHNVASRAFDLSPYSTFFIYSPLATYRLGLALEERGDRADTPSARNAALDAAEAAYRAALAQWTSTGATFRYVADARERLLNVETRRNAP